The proteins below come from a single Juglans regia cultivar Chandler chromosome 12, Walnut 2.0, whole genome shotgun sequence genomic window:
- the LOC108988546 gene encoding peroxidase 35-like isoform X2: MDARFVLAWSLLILGFCGLYPYTVSAQLKQNYYANVCPNVETIVRDAVGKKVEQTSVAVAATIRLFFHDCFVQSTGSNKAEKDHPDNLSLAGDGFDTVIKAKEAVDAVPSCKNKVSCADILAMATRDVIALSGGPSYAVELGRMDGVSSKATSVEGKLPKPLFNLDQLNTMFAANGLSQTDMVALSAAHTVGFSHCGRFANRIYNFSRQNPVDPTLDKNYAAQLQSQCPKNVDPTIVVNMDPISPNTFDKAYFKNLQQGKGLFSSDQVLFTDTRSRPTVNSWAVSTTAFETAFVSAITKLGRVGVKTGKNGNIRRDCAAFN, encoded by the exons ATGGATGCTCGGTTTGTTCTTGCGTGGTCACTTTTGATCTTAGGTTTCTGCGGCCTCTACCCTTACACAGTGTCGGCACAACTAAAGCAAAACTACTATGCCAACGTCTGCCCCAATGTCGAAACCATCGTAAGAGATGCAGTTGGAAAGAAAGTTGAACAAACTTCGGTCGCAGTTGCTGCAACTATCCGTCTCTTTTTTCATGACTGCTTTGTCCag TCTACTGGAAGCAACAAGGCGGAGAAGGACCACCCTGATAATCTGTCCTTGGCAGGGGATGGCTTTGACACCGTGATCAAAGCCAAAGAAGCTGTTGATGCTGTCCCAAGCTGCAAAAACAAAGTCTCCTGCGCTGATATTCTCGCAATGGCAACCCGAGACGTCATTGCACTG TCTGGGGGGCCTTCTTATGCTGTGGAGTTGGGAAGAATGGACGGGGTGAGCTCAAAAGCAACGAGCGTAGAAGGGAAGCTGCCAAAGCCATTATTTAATTTGGACCAGCTCAATACAATGTTTGCTGCCAATGGTCTCTCCCAAACGGATATGGTTGCTCTCTCAG CTGCACATACCGTCGGATTCTCTCACTGCGGCCGATTTGCAAACCGGATATACAATTTCAGCCGTCAAAACCCAGTGGACCCTACGCTGGACAAGAATTATGCAGCTCAGCTGCAATCACAGTGTCCAAAGAATGTGGACCCCACGATAGTCGTCAACATGGACCCAATCTCGCCCAATACCTTTGATAAAGCATACTTTAAGAATCTGCAACAAGGCAAGGGACTGTTCAGCTCGGACCAAGTTCTGTTCACGGACACAAGGTCCAGGCCAACTGTAAACAGTTGGGCAGTCAGCACTACTGCCTTTGAAACCGCCTTTGTCTCCGCCATCACCAAGCTCGGTCGCGTCGGGGTCAAGACAGGGAAGAATGGCAACATTCGTCGTGATTGTGCTGCTTTTAATTGA
- the LOC108988547 gene encoding uncharacterized protein LOC108988547 yields the protein MWNDGDLDFIGFSVAADILALVIVRGLEIRMPAHQHSSQIDTLKLKTEIERSLGRQKVEEYFDLLKRFLSLKISKSNFDKLCISKIGRENVSLHNHLIRSIISNACLSQIPPSKDHKVEGSLSVKVANGYQGSGIQSLCRDIPQSPQKGKTPSIRDQKHSTIEMLSFGSRPPGSVEDGKEVHQALGSPNIYSRSPVRAPFGIPLKTKGMRKVLWGGSMTAIFTRTCQNWGELPDTSSLRKRLEQKWEMVGVKISVDCANLLNNGLDVYLKRLIKPCLSQEIDKALFGSCWFKETERDFW from the exons ATGTGGAATGATGGTGATTTAGATTTCATAGGGTTTTCTGTTGCTGCGGACATTTTAGCTTTGGTGATAGTGAGGGGTTTGGAAATCAGAATGCCAGCACATCAGCATTCTTCTCAAATAGACACCTTAAAGCTAAAGACTGAGATTGAAAGGAGCCTAGGTCGCCAAAAGGTAGAGGAGTATTTCGATCTTCTCAAAAGATTTTTAAGCCTTAAGATTAGCAAATCCAACTTTGATAAACTCTGCATTAGCAAAATTGGAAGAGAAAATGTTAGTCTTCATAATCATCTCATCAGATCAATCATAAGCAATGCATGCCTCTCACAAATCCCCCCATCAAAAGACCACAAGGTAGAAGGTTCTCTTAGTGTTAAAGTGGCAAATGGGTATCAAGGAAGTGGCATTCAATCACTATGCAGGGATATTCCACAATCCCCACAAAAGGGCAAGACCCCAAGTATCCGTGATC aaaaacatAGTACTATAGAGATGCTTTCTTTTGGTAGTAGACCACCCGGCTCGGTAGAAGATGGGAAAGAGGTTCATCAGGCATTAGGAAGCCCAAACATTTATAGTAGGAGCCCTGTTAGGGCTCCTTTTGGCATCCCCTTGAAGACCAAAGGAATGAGGAAAGTGTTATGGGGTGGATCAATGACGGCAATTTTTACAAGGACTTGTCAGAACTGGGGTGAGCTACCTGATACTAGTTCTTTAAGGAAGAGATTGGAGCAGAAGTGGGAGATGGTGGGTGTGAAGATCTCGGTGGATTGTGCCAACTTATTGAACAATGGCCTTGATGTATATCTCAAGAGACTGATAAAGCCTTGTTTATCTCAAGAGATTGATAAAGCCTTGTTTGGATCTTGTTGGTTCAAG GAAACAGAGAGGGACTTTTGGTGA
- the LOC108988551 gene encoding scarecrow-like protein 32: MMQFTEAPPQPLHQMTPFSNPTMNKSQIHKTRPWLGFPTSKSLGSFGDANCMEKLLVHCANAIESNDATLAQQILWVLNNIAPPDGDSNQRLTCGFLRALIARAAKSGSCKMLAAVANAPSNLAIDTHKFSVIELASFVDLTPWHRFGFTAANAAILEAVEGYSVIHIVDLSLTHCMQIPTLIDAIANRHEVPPLVKLTVATAIEDFPPKLDLSYEELGSKLVNFAMSKNVMMEFRVSPSSYKDGFATLIEQLRVQHLVYPESSEALVINCHMMLHYIPEETLVSIPSTNSNPYAFECSSTSTASSFRTMFLSAVRSLDPTIVILVDEDVDLTSNNVVCRLRSAFNYLWIPYDTMDTFLPKGSKQRQWYEADICWKIENVIAHEGLQRVERLETKSQWVQRMRNANFHGVSFGEEAVSEVKTMLDEHAAGWGLKKEEEDLVLTWKGHNVVFATAWLPA, from the coding sequence atgatGCAATTCACGGAGGCTCCACCACAACCCTTACACCAAATGACTCCATTTTCCAATCCTACTATGAACAAAAGCCAGATTCATAAGACTCGGCCATGGCTTGGATTTCCCACATCGAAGTCCTTAGGGAGCTTTGGTGATGCCAATTGTATGGAGAAACTTCTCGTCCACTGTGCCAATGCAATTGAAAGCAACGATGCCACTCTTGCCCAACAAATTCTATGGGTCTTAAACAACATTGCACCCCCAGATGGGGACTCGAATCAGCGCCTTACTTGCGGCTTCCTCCGAGCTCTAATTGCACGCGCAGCCAAAAGTGGAAGCTGCAAAATGCTGGCTGCTGTGGCAAACGCTCCCAGCAATCTTGCCATAGACACACACAAGTTCTCAGTCATTGAGCTTGCTAGCTTTGTGGACTTGACCCCTTGGCATCGGTTTGGTTTCACAGCAGCCAACGCAGCAATTTTAGAAGCTGTTGAAGGGTACTCGGTCATTCACATCGTCGATTTAAGCTTGACACATTGCATGCAGATTCCTACACTGATTGATGCCATAGCTAATCGTCATGAGGTCCCTCCTCTGGTCAAGCTCACCGTAGCCACTGCCATAGAAGACTTCCCGCCAAAGCTCGACCTTTCGTACGAGGAATTGGGTTCCAAGTTGGTTAATTTCGCCATGTCTAAGAATGTTATGATGGAGTTTAGAGTGAGTCCTTCAAGTTACAAAGACGGGTTTGCCACCTTAATCGAACAACTTCGGGTTCAACATTTAGTCTATCCGGAAAGCAGCGAGGCACTGGTAATTAACTGCCATATGATGCTTCACTACATCCCGGAAGAAACCCTTGTATCGATTCCTAGTACAAACTCAAACCCTTATGCTTTTGAATGTTCCTCCACAAGTACTGCTTCCTCTTTCCGGACAATGTTTCTCAGTGCGGTTCGGAGTTTAGACCCAACCATTGTAATTCTAGTAGACGAAGATGTAGATTTGACATCGAATAATGTGGTGTGTAGGTTAAGATCAGCATTTAACTATTTATGGATACCTTATGATACTATGGATACATTCCTTCCAAAGGGGAGTAAACAGAGGCAGTGGTACGAAGCCGATATTTGCTGGAAGATTGAGAATGTGATAGCACATGAGGGCCTTCAAAGGGTTGAGCGGCTTGAAACTAAAAGCCAGTGGGTGCAACGAATGAGAAATGCCAATTTTCATGGAGTTTCTTTCGGAGAGGAAGCAGTCTCGGAGGTGAAGACCATGCTAGATGAGCATGCAGCTGGGTGGGgattgaagaaggaagaagaagatcttgTTCTTACATGGAAAGGACATAATGTTGTGTTTGCCACTGCTTGGTTGCCTGCTTAA
- the LOC108988546 gene encoding peroxidase 35-like isoform X1, translating to MDARFVLAWSLLILGFCGLYPYTVSAQLKQNYYANVCPNVETIVRDAVGKKVEQTSVAVAATIRLFFHDCFVQGCDASVIIQSTGSNKAEKDHPDNLSLAGDGFDTVIKAKEAVDAVPSCKNKVSCADILAMATRDVIALSGGPSYAVELGRMDGVSSKATSVEGKLPKPLFNLDQLNTMFAANGLSQTDMVALSAAHTVGFSHCGRFANRIYNFSRQNPVDPTLDKNYAAQLQSQCPKNVDPTIVVNMDPISPNTFDKAYFKNLQQGKGLFSSDQVLFTDTRSRPTVNSWAVSTTAFETAFVSAITKLGRVGVKTGKNGNIRRDCAAFN from the exons ATGGATGCTCGGTTTGTTCTTGCGTGGTCACTTTTGATCTTAGGTTTCTGCGGCCTCTACCCTTACACAGTGTCGGCACAACTAAAGCAAAACTACTATGCCAACGTCTGCCCCAATGTCGAAACCATCGTAAGAGATGCAGTTGGAAAGAAAGTTGAACAAACTTCGGTCGCAGTTGCTGCAACTATCCGTCTCTTTTTTCATGACTGCTTTGTCCag GGTTGTGATGCCTCTGTAATTATACAGTCTACTGGAAGCAACAAGGCGGAGAAGGACCACCCTGATAATCTGTCCTTGGCAGGGGATGGCTTTGACACCGTGATCAAAGCCAAAGAAGCTGTTGATGCTGTCCCAAGCTGCAAAAACAAAGTCTCCTGCGCTGATATTCTCGCAATGGCAACCCGAGACGTCATTGCACTG TCTGGGGGGCCTTCTTATGCTGTGGAGTTGGGAAGAATGGACGGGGTGAGCTCAAAAGCAACGAGCGTAGAAGGGAAGCTGCCAAAGCCATTATTTAATTTGGACCAGCTCAATACAATGTTTGCTGCCAATGGTCTCTCCCAAACGGATATGGTTGCTCTCTCAG CTGCACATACCGTCGGATTCTCTCACTGCGGCCGATTTGCAAACCGGATATACAATTTCAGCCGTCAAAACCCAGTGGACCCTACGCTGGACAAGAATTATGCAGCTCAGCTGCAATCACAGTGTCCAAAGAATGTGGACCCCACGATAGTCGTCAACATGGACCCAATCTCGCCCAATACCTTTGATAAAGCATACTTTAAGAATCTGCAACAAGGCAAGGGACTGTTCAGCTCGGACCAAGTTCTGTTCACGGACACAAGGTCCAGGCCAACTGTAAACAGTTGGGCAGTCAGCACTACTGCCTTTGAAACCGCCTTTGTCTCCGCCATCACCAAGCTCGGTCGCGTCGGGGTCAAGACAGGGAAGAATGGCAACATTCGTCGTGATTGTGCTGCTTTTAATTGA